From the Winogradskyella forsetii genome, the window GATAGCAACTCCTGCTCGCTTGAGTAAGCTTTATTTTTTGAATGGCATCCATTTAGGCGAAGTACAATTATTTGCCATTGAAGATGCGGATTATTTAGGACGGAATAATGCCTATAATCATATTTTAAGACTATCTGAAAGTATCCATAAAAGTCAGTTTGTGATTATTTCTGATACTATGAATTCTAAAATAAAGAATTATCAAAATGCATTTATGAGTAATGCACAAGTGATCAAATAAAGTTGAACTTTTAAGTCCTATGAAATATTCTATCGCAATTCTTCTACTTATGGCTTCAATTCCTGTGATGAGTCAAAATAAATCAGTTGATAACTGGGTTCAAGATATCGTAGCTGATATGATTGAAATGAATGATTTAGATCGTTATAGTTCAGAAGAATTATCACCAGATGTTAATGTGAATTTCATTTTGGTGGAATCTGTAAAGGACATTGACATAAAAGGACGTACAATCACTATGCTTGTAAATCATGGCAAGGGTACCTATTGTACTAAATTGACTTTTAATTACATTGAGAAAAACGGGAATTTCCATTTGGTCTTTTCAAAACCTGAAACTAAAATAACTTTAGGGAAAGAAACGACGTGGATTACGCCTTGGATTGCTAAAACTAATATTTGTAATTAATGCTTGTCAATTACAAGGTCATCATCCAGTGATGTTTCAGCTTTCTGAATTTTTTCAACTCACCACGAAGGATCGGTAAATAATCCCGTCCATTACTGTTCGATTTTTCTAGTCTCCTGCAATTACTATATAATCTTGTGGTTAAACGGTCTAAGCTTTCGAGATGCTTACTTTTTTTATCAGAGCAACGTTCTTGTTCAGCACTGATAATTTGAGGCGCAAGATTTGTGGATTGTTGCACAATATCGCCTGTAAAATAAATATGTTCATCCTCGGAACCATCAGGATTTAAATAGGATAGATCTTGATTTAGATAGGTTGAAATACTTCGGGAAAGCACAATAATATCCATAGCCTTTTGGTAAACAGGCAATTCGGAAAAATGCGATGGAAGATTGTAATTCATATTCTTAATAGCAATGCACACGAATTTAAGGACTTAAATTCAAATTAAACTTTAATAATTAAAGTCATTTAGTATATTTGCTTTAATAATTATGTTTTTATCGCTAAATAACTTTAAATGAATATCGATAATTTAAATTGGAAGATTTTAAAGTGCCTTCAACAAAATGCACGCATGTCCAATGCAGAAATTGGGCGACAAGTGGGAATAACATCACCAGCGGTTTCTGAGCGCAAAAAAAAAATGGAAGATGCTGAAATTATACAAGGTTATACCACATTTGTTTCGCCTTTTGAAGCTGGTTACCAGCTAAAAGCGTTGATTACCTTACGAGCTTTTATGGGCATGTTAAAACCATTTTTGGAAAAAGTGAAGACCTATGATGAGGTCGTGAACTGTTATCGTATTACAGGTAATGAAAACATAGTGATGGAAGTGGTTTTAAAAAATCAAAAACATTTGGAATCGTTTATCGATCAGCTGATTAGTTATGGAGAAACAAAAACACAGATTGTCTTGTCTCATGTGGTTAAATATAAGGAGATAAAGCCCTTGTAATTACAAACCGTCATTTGTCCGCACAGCGAATAATGTTTTGCATGAAAATTATATGTCAATCCTCATCAAAAAAATCATTGGGATCAAAAGGCATATCGTCATCAGGATCGTGGTCATCGTAATTCACTCCTGGTGGATTAAAAAGTCCCCAACGGTCAATGATATAATTCCACTCGTCAAACGTTTTTACCCATTCGGCAAAAAGGATTCTGAATTCTTCGACCGCAGTTCTTAAAAGGTCAAGATACGCCGTGTCTTTGTAGCCATGCATTTGCAATCCTCTAGCATCCGTAATCAGCTCGCGAGCCGCCTTTCTAATGATTGCGGCATTTTCCATACGCAAATCATAAAGGGTGTCTTCACTGGCAGCACCTGCTATCTTTGCAGGGATTATTATTGAATTCTCCCGTAAATAATCAAGATTGCTCTCCATCATTTCAGCTCTAATGTCATCTTCAAAATCAATGTCGGTATTTTCAACAGCGGATACAATATGATCTACCAACTCACTAATTTCTGTAGCTTTTATATATATTGGTAAGTTTTCCCAGTCATCTTCCATAACTATTCTTTTTGGTTTTCTATATGGTTGGCAATGAGTTTAGCATGAATTCTAGAGTTTTCAATAAACCATTTATGGGTTTCCATGCCACCACAAATTACTCCTGCTAAATAAAGTCCTTCAATATTCGATTCCATGGTTTCGGGATTGTAAATAGGAATGTGCTTTTCATCCTTTGAAAATTCAATTCCAGCGTTAGCCAAAAATTTAAAATTAGGTCTATAACCCGTTAGAGCCACGACATAATCGTTCGCAATTGTAATTTCGCCTTCATCTGTTTGTACAATAATTTCTGTGGCTTTGATTTCCTTGATTTCTGAATTAAAATAGGCTTTAATGCTGCCTTCTTCAATACGGTTTAAAATGTCTGGTTTTACCCAGTATTTTACACGTTCGCCAATAGCGTTTCCTCTAACAATCATGGTCACGTTGCCGCCTTTTCTATAGATTTCGAGTGCTGCATCCACGGACGAATTACTGGCGCCTACAACCGCAATATGCTGTAAGGTATAAGGATGTGCTTCCTTGTAATAATGAAACACTTTGGGTAAATCTTCACCAAGAACATTCAATAAATTTGGAATATCATAAAAGCCCGTAGCGATGATTACTTTTTGAGATTGATAGTTGGCTTTATCAGATTTAATGTTAAATCCGTTGTTTGTTTTGTTAATATCCAATACCTTTTCATACAGATTAATATTCAAATTATTGGATGTAGAAACGCGTCTGTAATATTCTAAAGCTTCGTTTCGAGTGGGTTTGGGGTTATTGCTGATAAAAGGAATGTCATCAATTTCCAATTTTTCAGACGTTGAGAAAAACGTCATGTTCAACGGATAATTGAACAATGAATTGGTCAATGCGCCTTTTTCAATAATGGTATAATCCCAATTCCGTTTTTTACATTCCAAGGCGCAGGCAATTCCGATTGGTCCGGCTCCAATAATTATGATGTCTTTATAAATAGTTTCCATGTAATTTTTTCAATTGATTCTCCAAGGTGGATTTTTACGATTTTTTCCTGCATGATAGATGATAATGGTATTTCCATCAGGATCCTTTAAATAAACTTCGTTCCACAACCAAGACTGCTCTAAAATTTCGGTATTAAAAGTAATACCTTTTTGTTGGAGTTCCGAAACTGTTTTTGAAAGATTTTCGACTTCAAAATATAACGTCACACTATTGTTGATTGGTAAATCTTCCACTTGGTGTATTGAAAATGTGGAATCGCCATTCGGACATTCCAACCGCGCATATCTCGGAAGCGCATCAACAATCAGTTTTAAACCGAGCTTTTTATAAAAGCTTACAGCACTTCTAGCATCTAAAGATGAGACTGTTATTTGATTTAAGTTCATAATATTTCTTTTTTCAGCTGCTGTTTCAAATACAGCAAAAGCAAAATTCCTAAAAATCCAAGAGCAACCATAATATACCAGGTATTATTATAACCAAAATTATCAATTAATCGCAAGCCTGCACTATGTCCAAAAATATGAGCAATAGAAAACGCCATGACGTACATAGACAGGTATTCGCCTTGTTTTCCTTTCTTTGCTCTATCCATAGCAAAGGCATTGGAAAAGGGAAAAGCGATCATCTCACCGATAGTCATAAATAACATACCGACAGCTAATATGCCAATCCACGAGGTCAAATTGAGAACGTAAAAACTTACCATAGTGAGAAGTAGGCCCAAAAGCGTAAGACCTATTTTAGTGTTTTTAGTTTGTTCTAACCACTTAATTAATGGCATTTCTAGCAAAAAAATAAAGAAACCATTAAGCCCAAGGAGAATGCCTATGTCCAGCTCTGTTAAGTGATGGATGTCTTTATAATAAAGTGGCAAGGTAGAAAAATATTGTAAAAATATAATTCCGAATAATACCATTGCGGCAAAAAATATCCAAAACAATTTATCCTTATAAACCGATATGGGATGTTCTACCATAATGTTATCTATTGCTTTTGCTACTCTAGGATTTAAAACTTTGATGAGCAAAATGGTGGCAAGGATACAGGTTATACCATCTACCCAAAATAAACCGCCATAACCCAAAGTGGTTATAATAAGTCCACCAACGGCAGGACCAGCCGAGAAACCTAAGTTAATAGCTAAACGAATTAAAGTCACGGATCTCGTCTTATTTTCTGGTTTACTATAAACGCTCATGGCGACAAACATTGCGGGTCTAAAGGTGTCTGCGACGACCATTACCAAAAAAATACCAACACAAACACTCGCAAACGTATTTAAGAATTGCATGGCAATGAAGAGGAATCCTGTGCTGAGAAGACTTCTTACCATTACTTTATAGTAGCCAATAGTATCTGTTAGTTTCCCACCAATCCAGGTACCAACGACTGAGCCTAAACCAAAAGCGCTCATAATCCAACTGACATCTGTAAAGGTAAAATTCAAGTTGTCAGTTAGGTATAATGATAAAAACGGAATTACCATTGTGCCAGCTCTATTCACAAATGTGATCAGTGCTAGCCACCATACTTCTCTTGAAAGCCCAAGAAATGTGCTAAGGTAATTTTTGAATAAATTTTTCATTTTGGTGGTTGGTATAAAAATAAAAAGTCCGACGTTGACGTCGGACTTTTAAATATTGTTTAATAGTATATATGTATAGCTACAATAGATAATGCGTCCGAATGTTTTCCGAAGAAATCACACAGGTCTGCTTTGTATATCTAATTGTATTAAACATTATTTTTAATTTATTTCTGACTCAAAGCTACAATAAAATTCACTAAGTTGTATTTTTGAATTCTAAAATATTTTGAGATGAAGAATTTAATATTACTTTTTTTAATGGTTTTTTCTGTTGGTTGTGCTCAAGAAAAACAACGTTTAAATGGGGAAACCGCATGGCAAAAAGAAATGAATGCAGACTTTAAGGATGCTACCAAGTCGCCGTTAAAAGATAAGGATAGAAAGAAATTCAAGGGTTTGGATTTCTATAAGTTCGATTCTACTTATGTGGTAAAGGCAACGTTAAAAAGGACACCAGATGCAAAACCTTTTAAGATGAAAACAACGACTGAAAGACGACCAGATTACATACAATATGGTGTGGTTACATTTAGTTTAAAAGGCAACGCATACGAACTTAGTATTTATCAAAATTTAGGACTTTTAGAAGAGGAAGGCTATGAGGATTATCTTTTTCTACCATTCTTAGACGATACTAATGGTAATGGAAGTTATCCTGGCGGACGATATACAGAAGCACGTATTCCAGAAGATGATACACTAATAATAGATTTTAATACGGCTTACAATCCATATTGTGCATATAATGCCAAGTATTCTTGTCCGATTGTACCAAGAGAAAATTACATTCCTACAGAAGTTGAAGCTGGAGTGAAGGCGTTTAAAAAATAGTGTTCAGTCCCAGTCTCAGTTTTCAGTAGTTTGTTTTCAGAATTGTGTGAAACTTATAGTGTTTTCTCAACCAAATAATTTTCAAAAACAAGACCTTTGAAATTCTTCTTTTGTTTCTTGATGACTTCGTAATATTTATTGTCAAAAAAAGGTAAGGCCGTTTTGCTTACATCAGATTTGATGACATCAAAATCATTCATCATCACTTGCGATTCTATAATGCGTAATAGTTTTGAAGCAATTCCTTGACGTTGATAATCCTTATGAACAAAAAGGCCATCAAAATAGTTTCCGTTTTTTAAGTAGGCGAAACCAACAAGGGTTTGTTCAATTTCGGCGACAATAAAATAAAGTTTATTAATACGTTCTTCCCATTTTTCAATATCATCAGCACCAGACGCCCAAACTTTAATCTGTTTTTCGGAATAGTGCTTGGAATTTATATGCGTGACCGTGTCCCTAAAAATCTTAGTGATTTCGGGAATGTCCTCTAAAGTTGCTTGCCTTATTTCAATTGGGTTTTTCAAAAATGACTCGTTTTATAAGCTATTTACAGTTTTTCTAATAGCCACCAAATTACCCAACAACCTTTCTAAATTATCCAAGTGTAGCATATTGGCACCATCACTTTTGGCATTTGCAGGATCAAAATGGGTTTCTATAAACAAACCATCGACATTATTAACGATTCCTGCTCTGGCAATGGTCTCAATCATATCTGGACGTCCACCAGTAACACCAGCACTTTGGTTAGGCTGTTGTAAGGAATGCGTCACATCTAAAACCGTTGGCGCATATTGACGCATGGTAGGAATACCTCTAAAATCGACGATCATATCTTGGTAACCGAACATGGTGCCTCGATCGGTGATCCACGCTTTTTCGTTGCCAGCATCTTTCACTTTTTGAACCGCATGTTTCATAGATTCAGGACTCATAAATTGTCCTTTCTTCAAATTAACCACTTTTCCGGTTTCGGCAGCGGCAACTACCAAATCGGTTTGTCTTACCAAAAACGCAGGAATTTGTAACACATCAACATATGCTGCCGCCATGGCCGCATCAGAGGCTTCATGAATATCTGTTACGGTTGGTACATCAAAAGTTTCAGAAACCTTTCTCAGAATCTTTAAGGCTTTTTCGTTTCCAATGCCTGTAAAACTATCAATTCTACTTCGATTTGCTTTCTTAAAACTGCCTTTAAATACATAAGGAATTTCAAGTTTATCGGTGATTTTTATGACTTTTTCAGCAATTCGTAATGCCATATCTTCGCCTTCTATAGCGCAAGGGCCACAAAGTAAAAAGAAGTTATTGGAATTGGTGTGTTTTAATTTTGGGATCGTGATCAAAGCTTTGAACTTAAATGGTTAAGTAACAAAGATACGATTATGATTGGTAAGTTAAAACAGGTTTTTTTTGTGTT encodes:
- a CDS encoding Lrp/AsnC family transcriptional regulator encodes the protein MNIDNLNWKILKCLQQNARMSNAEIGRQVGITSPAVSERKKKMEDAEIIQGYTTFVSPFEAGYQLKALITLRAFMGMLKPFLEKVKTYDEVVNCYRITGNENIVMEVVLKNQKHLESFIDQLISYGETKTQIVLSHVVKYKEIKPL
- a CDS encoding GNAT family N-acetyltransferase; amino-acid sequence: MKNPIEIRQATLEDIPEITKIFRDTVTHINSKHYSEKQIKVWASGADDIEKWEERINKLYFIVAEIEQTLVGFAYLKNGNYFDGLFVHKDYQRQGIASKLLRIIESQVMMNDFDVIKSDVSKTALPFFDNKYYEVIKKQKKNFKGLVFENYLVEKTL
- a CDS encoding YpdA family putative bacillithiol disulfide reductase, translated to METIYKDIIIIGAGPIGIACALECKKRNWDYTIIEKGALTNSLFNYPLNMTFFSTSEKLEIDDIPFISNNPKPTRNEALEYYRRVSTSNNLNINLYEKVLDINKTNNGFNIKSDKANYQSQKVIIATGFYDIPNLLNVLGEDLPKVFHYYKEAHPYTLQHIAVVGASNSSVDAALEIYRKGGNVTMIVRGNAIGERVKYWVKPDILNRIEEGSIKAYFNSEIKEIKATEIIVQTDEGEITIANDYVVALTGYRPNFKFLANAGIEFSKDEKHIPIYNPETMESNIEGLYLAGVICGGMETHKWFIENSRIHAKLIANHIENQKE
- a CDS encoding MFS transporter, coding for MKNLFKNYLSTFLGLSREVWWLALITFVNRAGTMVIPFLSLYLTDNLNFTFTDVSWIMSAFGLGSVVGTWIGGKLTDTIGYYKVMVRSLLSTGFLFIAMQFLNTFASVCVGIFLVMVVADTFRPAMFVAMSVYSKPENKTRSVTLIRLAINLGFSAGPAVGGLIITTLGYGGLFWVDGITCILATILLIKVLNPRVAKAIDNIMVEHPISVYKDKLFWIFFAAMVLFGIIFLQYFSTLPLYYKDIHHLTELDIGILLGLNGFFIFLLEMPLIKWLEQTKNTKIGLTLLGLLLTMVSFYVLNLTSWIGILAVGMLFMTIGEMIAFPFSNAFAMDRAKKGKQGEYLSMYVMAFSIAHIFGHSAGLRLIDNFGYNNTWYIMVALGFLGILLLLYLKQQLKKEIL
- a CDS encoding DUF1684 domain-containing protein, giving the protein MKNLILLFLMVFSVGCAQEKQRLNGETAWQKEMNADFKDATKSPLKDKDRKKFKGLDFYKFDSTYVVKATLKRTPDAKPFKMKTTTERRPDYIQYGVVTFSLKGNAYELSIYQNLGLLEEEGYEDYLFLPFLDDTNGNGSYPGGRYTEARIPEDDTLIIDFNTAYNPYCAYNAKYSCPIVPRENYIPTEVEAGVKAFKK
- the kdsA gene encoding 3-deoxy-8-phosphooctulonate synthase, which codes for MPKLKHTNSNNFFLLCGPCAIEGEDMALRIAEKVIKITDKLEIPYVFKGSFKKANRSRIDSFTGIGNEKALKILRKVSETFDVPTVTDIHEASDAAMAAAYVDVLQIPAFLVRQTDLVVAAAETGKVVNLKKGQFMSPESMKHAVQKVKDAGNEKAWITDRGTMFGYQDMIVDFRGIPTMRQYAPTVLDVTHSLQQPNQSAGVTGGRPDMIETIARAGIVNNVDGLFIETHFDPANAKSDGANMLHLDNLERLLGNLVAIRKTVNSL
- a CDS encoding VOC family protein, which produces MNLNQITVSSLDARSAVSFYKKLGLKLIVDALPRYARLECPNGDSTFSIHQVEDLPINNSVTLYFEVENLSKTVSELQQKGITFNTEILEQSWLWNEVYLKDPDGNTIIIYHAGKNRKNPPWRIN